cgcGCGCCCGGAACGGCATGCACGCGGCATTTCCGTAAACACGCGTGATATTTGCCGCAGAAAGTCACGCTGAATCAGGAAGCGCAACAACACGACAGAAGAATCGACTGCAGTTTCGACACGCATGTTCAGACTCTCCAAAGTGCGGTATGTAAAATTGTCTTTAGTAATTCGTCATTCAGTGCTCTCAATTCAACGACGCGGTTTGGAACGTTGCccataacccgccgtggttgctcagtggctatggtgttgggctgctgagcacgaggtcgcgggatcgaatcccggccacggcggccgcatttcgctgggggcgaaatgcgaaaacacccgtgtacttagatttaggtgcacgttaaagaaccccaggtggtccaaatttccggagtcccccactacggcgtgcctcataatcagaactggttttggcacgtaaagccccataatttaattttttttaacgttgCCCATCTCGCGAGTTGCTTGCGGACTCCGAAATTTTTCGGTAACTGCCGGTGTACCTGCGACACTACATTATAGTTCGGTGTTCTGGCAACTAAGGCCACTCCACCGTCTGCTAAAACCTCCTGGTTCACTAAAATGGTAAAGAGACTGCACCGGGAAAGGCAGTGGTCTTGTGCTACATTCCCGGACAAGTTTTCTTTTCGATGAAATCGATGATATGAGCCCCTTTATAGTATGCGGGTGCATATTGTCAGGTGCAGGTGGATGGCAATATTTACTTATGTGAAACCTCCTGCACTTTGTAATTTTCCACACAATCAACTGCAAGTAAGTTTAAGGCATATATGTACTGAAAAATCCGTTTAACGATTTGAAAGTCAGCTTCTAAAGATGCCGAGGTTCGCCCCCGGGCGTTGTTTACATTCACACATACCCGTGGCGATGGCTGTCGGGTGTCGGCGCACCCAGTCCGGCACGCAGAGGCCGAGGAACAAAGATGCGCCCAGCACGAAGAGGTTCCGTGACGAGTTGAGGTCCACGAACTGCAGGCTGCTCAGACCCACGGCCGAGACGACGCTGAACATGACGATGAAGATGCCGCCCATGATGGGCTCCGGTATGGCGGCGAACAGGGCGCCCACCTTGCCCACCATGCCCAGCACGATCATGATGGCCGCACCGTACTGGATCACCCGCCGACTAGCCACCTGCGTTCGACCGCCGCAGGTTACGCTTGGCATCGCTTTGCGTACATGCAGGGGCATGTTTTCGCTATGTCCAGGGTCAATAAGAGAATTGTGATGCTTATATTTTATTAATATCTTAGCTGCGGTCTTCGTGAGCCATCAAGATCGCTCAGAGCGGCTATAAAAAGGGCTGCAGCAAGCCAATTTACACTtcacattttatttttgttgattaCCTTGCTAAGACACAATGAGGTATGCgaaagcatagcgcttacatGATTGCCTACAATGATACATGTTCTCAGGGAAAATGCTAACGACTAGATTGTGATACCGGCGCTACAATTGCCGAACGCGGTATTTAGTGACTTATATTGTTCAAGCAGCGCACTATAGGAAAGAGACGTTCCCACAAACATGAAAGATGAGGACATACACAGGCGCTGAACTGTATGCACCATTGTTTTATTAATCAAAGACGGGCCTTTTCAGTAAGCGCAGCATGCATGTCGAGGAATACAAGAACAAAACATTAACAGACAGACAAAAATGACCATCGATCGAGATGGAATCAACTACCCAGTTATAGCAGTGCGCGTTTTCGGAAAATGATATTGAATGGCAGCAGATGCACGTGTCCTTCCACTTGTCGAATTCTATTGATTCTAAAATTTCCGTAGTTCGTTGGTTGCGTTCCCTGCGCAAAACCTTTGTTTTTTGTGagcgcggagagagagagagagagagagagaatatatATCTTGTCACACATCAGAGGAATCGCATAACTACTCGCTCCGTACAAGGGACATAAGGATTTATGTGCTTGATTGGGCAGggacacgtttctttttttctccaatCACCTTCTTGCACAGCCCGACAATCGCACAGCTGCAAACACCACATAGACGTCAGCTTTTCTACCCCTCCTTTCGCAGATTGCGGTAAAGTGTGGCCATCTAAGGTATCGCTACCATCTTGTACTGGAGTTCATGAGGCTGCTGAAGCTGCATGACCTCGCACTTGTTATCACGTGATTTTAGCAGTGCTTCTACAATTTCCCTAGTTTGTCTGAAATATCAGAAAATATTTTAGAAGCAATGGAAACCGACAAgtggattattattattattattagttgatttgcacacatatacacacaaggacacaaagggattaaggagggagcaagctgacaacttccaccgagaggggcacaacgcctgcctactcctataggaggagggaacagaggaaatgaaaatatgagaaaaggggaaataaagaaatgacggagacacagacaggacaaaacaaaaatacaaataatgtctataaacgagaggccaagtcagtgtccttcagaaaagttaccagggctcgatgggcctggtcaagTGGAAGGACACGAGTATCAATGCAGCTGCCCCTCAGTGTAATTTTCAGAAAACCGCGCACTGTGACGGTTATCTTCGTCTATTTGTTAatgttttgttcttgttttcctcGCTATGCTGCTATCAcagcgcgtgcgcttaccaaATCACTCACTAAATAATCGCGTCTTTGAGCAATAAACCAATAGTTGCAGTTCAGTGCCTGTGTATATGTCTTCATCTTTCATGTTTGTGTGAACGTCCTTTTTTCTATAGTGGACTGCTTCCCCAAAATCGTGAATCCCCGGCAGCGCGAAGTACACAAGACCTTCGGCGGGAACAAGAGAAACGGAACCGATGTTATGAGCCGAGTACGCGGCAAGAATCTAGTAGGCGTCGAGAGTAACTATTCTCGAGTTATTTCGTTACGTCTCTGTTCGCTTTTGTCCCTATTCAAGCACTTTGCATGTTGACCGTGGCGTACCTTGGTGATGCCGATGGCGCCGATGTTCTCGCTGTACGAGGTGAGCCCGCAGCCGGCGCCCCAGGCGGCGGCCAGGATGGAGCCCAGGCCCTCGACCATGATGCCGCGGTTGACGGCGTGCACGGGCGGAGCGGGCGCACCGGAGAGGCGCGCGCACGCGTGGTAGTCGCCCACGGACTCGACGACCGAGACGAGCACGCCGGCCAGCAATCCAACTACGGCGCCCACGCTCACCGTCGGGAGGCCCCACTGGACTGCACGGAGGAATTAAGGTACGTCGTCGTGTGAACGGCTGGCGCTTGGCAAAGCGGGAAGGGACGTATAGTTAGTCCTTGGAGCTGCCGAAATCGTTTGGAAGTGGCTCAAGAACCATACCATAGAAAATAAATAAGTGAAAGTTTAGCAGTGATTCAGCGGTAAACGCCAGAGAAGTACATTAATACTACACCGCACCTCTCTGAGATACCGAATCCATTACTTAAGCCGCGTTCACCAGATTGCAAAGTGTTATTCAGGAGCTCATTAGACACACgtcctgtttatatatatatagtcaaatcATAAGACTCCGACAAACAGTGATACGAAGCACAGTATAGGGGACATTAACTGCAGTTCTTAATTGAAGCAAATATTTAAATGATGCATAAATGAAAACGAAAGGGGAAGAAAAGACAGCTGGCCGCATGTGAGATCcgaacccatgtcttcgcattatgcTTGCGATgatcttaccaattgagctaccgcggcgctaTCTTCCCGTTTACTTTTGTGGGTATTTATGTTTGTCTACTAGAGCTAACCctgggtgtgttagccagcgccactcacggCCATGGCAGTGGATGTAGAACATCCCATCTACCGCAGTACGCTGAACTTTTCGGGTGAcgacaactggtcaataaacccacgcaTGCTACCTGAAGCCATCaaagctgccggattcgagaTCCTCTCCTACATGCTGTCCTTCGTAtcattgcttgttggcttcttatgatttgaccaataaaaatcgggcccctcggtttcctttcttttcgttcattacatagcgagtGTTTCGAatcacaattcgtaaattgcaatatgtgccgtaaagtaattaataaagTGTTTATTTAGTaaatctttgttaattagtttaatatgtgcTTTGTTTCTCGTGCTAGTAACGCTCGCCTCTTCAAATAATCAAGATCAAGGACAAGCATTaagctatctgccgcaggcaatttaaaaaaaaatcgagaaaacttaaaaatgatcaccccgtagtTGTTACGTATCTGGAACAATCGGCATATAACGATGGTAACGTTTATGTATTGAATACGTTAAGCGGCTGACGCCGATGGCGACGACTTCGGACAAATCCGAGTGAATCAGAAATTCATTGACTGCTGTCGCTGCACAAATGAAAAGCCAATGAGCTGCTATAAATGCAGCGCCAGCTATCGTACACGTACACGGATAGGCGACGTTGAACCAGTCGCTCTCCTTGAGCGCCCGCAGCTTGGTGTCTGTGCGGACAGCGCTCTCGGGGCCGACGGTGTCGGTGAGGGTCAGCGCCAGGCAGATGAGCCACATGATTCCGATGGTCATGATGATCTAACGGAGACGGAGGGACAAAGGAGAAGTGAGCTCGATTGATAGCAGCCAAAGAAGAAGCTCTAGGAAGGTGTCTGTCTCCGCGGCAAATATATTTAGAAGAGAACAGCAGCAGGAGAGTAGATCATTTAGGTCTACTGAATAAGAACGAAGTACTGGGAGTGTTTGAACAGATTCCTGATTCACAGCGCCAAGTAAAAGAGGAAGACAAGGAAAATGACAAGACAAATCTCGTCCCTACTTTTTTTTCGTGTCTACGACTTTTTTATGCGCAGCAAATTATGTAGGTATATAGTCTTTCGGTGTCAGAACGTTACTAGAAATTCAGTAAATTAGTGTGAGAACAACGAGAAAATATTAAATTGGGGGTTTAACGCcccaaaactgcacagtgggttatacagggtgcttcattttagctgcaccaatttttaaaCAATTGCCTGCGgctgatagcacaattataatccttgatctaaactactcgatgaggcggccattacttacatgagaaatcaaaacgcccaattgaataattaacataattacgctaattaacttcttaattattttacggcacatctacgaatctacgaattatagccgtcgagttcgcaagacgtatatccacttggaacgaattctcaggactgaaccagtttcgagatattaattttcaaagtgtccgacgaaatgcatgggcgttctagttaactttgtgcgtcaatgcatataattgaaacagcgttttcctcaaaaagttaactggaacgcccatgcatttcgtcggacactttgaaaattaatatctcgaaactggttcagtcctgagaattcgttccaagtggatacgccttgcgaactcagcggctataattcgtagatgtgccgtaaaataattaagaagttaattagcataattatgttaattattcgttTAGGCGTTttatttctcatggaagtaatgaccgcctcatcgatcaaggattataaatgcgctatctgccgcaggcaattccTAAAAATTTTgtacagctaaaatgaaacacctgtATATGAGggtcgccgtagtggagggtatcgaattaattttgaccccctggagtTTTTTAGCGTGCACTTAAATCTCAGTACACAATGTATAGCGTTCTTGCGTTCTGGCCCCGTCAGAATGCCGCCTTCACGGCCGGGTATCGAACCCttgacctcgtgcttggcagcagaacgtcatagccaGTGAGTCACCGCGGCGGATCAAAAACGAGAAACAGCTTTCGAGGAGGAAAACGCCCCGAACTCGGCCCTTCTCAATATAAGCTCAATCTGGAGCATTATGACAGGGTGTCACCGCTATCAAGCAACGATTCCTCGTGATGTGTGGGTTCGAACCGGACATGTTAACAGGAAACAAGTAGTTTTCCCGTCAAACATTTAATTTCGTCGAACCCTTTTATGCGGGACATGAGTCACGGTTTGGCCACTAGGGTGTCTTGGAATTAATTTGGGCGTTCCACTCCATCCTTCCCGAAGGggtacataaaaaagaaaaagaacagaaaagaatTTTTACCAGAGTTCATTTCGTGGAACATCATGATGGAGACTGCTCGATAATCATCGTGTTCACTTCATCTTTTCGAGCGTGTATGTACAATCGCGAGCAAATGTTTGGAGACCAATGGCTGAAATCAAGTGGCGTGTGTTCGACCAATGCAACGTATTGAAACAATCCCACGTTGCGGAGACTGTTCTAGAAGACATTCTCATGTTTTTGCTGATGCCGTTGTCTCAGACTCTTGCTCGCAATTAAGTGTACGTATTTCGCTTGCTTCTGTAGTTAATACAAActagaataataataaaaaaaaagcagtgaaaTTGCATGCGAGCAACTGTAAATACCGACCGGGAAGAGTGAGAAGAACGCCATCCTGCGTGGCCGGTGTGGTTCCTTGCGGTGTTTGGTGCCCAGCACAGGTACGCGGACGTTGCGCAGGTACTGAGAGAACAGCGTCACCAGCGCGACGGTCCTGCGATACGATGGCAAAGCAAACAAGTGGCAATGCAGTGACTCCGCAGCTTTCCGGACTGCATGACgcacagtttttttgtttttttttttcgtcgtgaTTACACATGCAGGTTGCATGAGCGCTTGGTCACGGGTGACCAAATGTCTACTTGGACAACATATACCTGGGAGCTCCATTAAGGACGAGTTAGCTGTTTGTCTCCCCTTTGCTGAGCTTTGGAGAGTGTCATCATAGTCTCACGGCACAACATCGAGTCATTTTTGGCCTGCATAATTGTTACAAATGCTTAAGCCTCGTGAATCTTCTGACATCCGTGCAGGTTACTTAGGACctcggcggctgcatttccaatACGCAGAGAAAACCACAATCAAGCTAGGATCATAACTAGCACATGCACACGTCATACTTTTAGGTGCCAGAAACACGTTTGGATGTTTTATACATTAATGATGCGGGTGCACAGCACgaaaaatagaaaacaaaaacGTGGACATAGGTAAAGAAAAAACAGGACGAACACTGACTTCAAACTGGAATATATTACACACAGGAAAGAAATATTAAAGCAATAacaaggaggaggaaaaagaagaaaggaaaacaataacaaagtcaCATGTACAGCTATATATACCATGAAATCATTCAACCTCGCCCAAGCTTCCGCGCTTTTATGTTTTTATACATTAGTCTCAGTTTGCTAACATTATCTATGCCAAAGCATCTTAACGAGGACAAACGAAGGTCCTCATGTCAGATTTGATAAAAGGACAACTGGGGTCGCGTCAACGTCAATCCTGTTTCTTGTTTTTCATTCGATGCGGAGAAGGAAATCCCGAGAACGAGGCTTTACAAACGTCGTCTCCATTGCCTTGCGAAACTTGTCGTTCTGTCTTTCGACAGAGGGTGCTCGCCAAAGGTGAGGTCACTCTATAGATCTAGAGCTAGCAAACGCGGACACTttgacactcttgaggaccacaGAGAGACGGCGGACCAGAGTTTGAAAAATGCTACTTGGCAGCTTCTCGGAAACGAAAGTCAGCATACAGTGTATGGGGCATTGGGTAACTGCGAAAGGCTGCCCACTTTGGTAGCCTTTCGCAAGGCCAGTTGGTTGGTGTGTCCGCCGTGTTAACATGATGTCcttgcccagaaaaaaaaaatctggagttGTGCGTGCCAAAACCCCTATCTGATTATATGAGGCAGTGAGGGacttccggattaattttaacaacccggggttcttcaacgtgcccctaaatctaaatatgcacgagcgttttttttttgcacttcgcccgcatcgaaatgctgCGCCGAAGCGGCAGGGATCGgatccgcgacctcgagctcggcAGCGCACACGCCGTAGGCAACTAAGCTATACCCCAGCGGGGAGCCCAGAAACAATACCTATAGTCGATTGCTTCGTGCTCGCGCATATACGAACCGCCCGTATAATTTCGCCTGCGGAAGCGCGGTGTCGGTATAATGAAGGAGATGTGTGCACGCAGAGTGGCGGAAAGGCGCTTACGACAGGGCGACGGGCCAGTTAGTCTGGGCGTGGTGCGACGCCTCCGGGAAGAGCGAGAGCCCGATCAGCGCAATGGTGGGCGTGATGCCCAGTGGCGTGATCCAGCGGGTGAGCAGGCCCACCAGGCCCGTTGCGCCGGCCAGCACCTCGAACACGGAAGCGACCATGATGGCACCTTGCACCTGCGATGATGCcgcgccgacggcaaaaataaaaacaacaaaggAGAGAAACGTTAATGAATGGTCATAATGTAAGTGAATCTGAAAAGCTGGATGTCTCTTTGGCGACAGTTTGAATATCCTTTCTGTAGGTTGGGAAAAACGAGCCCTTGTGCACGCGTTAGTTAACAAGAGGCGTGCTCAGCAGACTCCCGCTATCGCAGAAGTTGTGGCCCTAAGCCTCTGCGGGCATTAGATGCACTATTCTGATTTCGCGCGCCGTCACGGCCCACTGATGAATTAATGGACAAACTGAGGGCACGCTTCCGCCTCTGCCTGTGAAGGCACAAACTTGTGTTACACCCATTATCAGCTTACAGCTATAGACTATGCTGTTCACGACTTAAGGCAGCCGATTCACCTGTGACAACCACCTGTTTTATAATGACGTCGTGCAGTAATGTTTTATGAGATCAACACCTTCACAGGATGATATGATGCGTTCGCTTCGGTCCGTCGTCCCCGTTTGTACGTTGGACAGCCTCGAATAATATAATGAC
This genomic stretch from Dermacentor silvarum isolate Dsil-2018 chromosome 2, BIME_Dsil_1.4, whole genome shotgun sequence harbors:
- the LOC119442775 gene encoding solute carrier family 23 member 2 isoform X2; translation: MEPIPTKAQLPNGRGLSNGPNGTTTFVSGGTPVVNGKQNGTSVLVVAPEAKEKTRGDGVLYRVNDTPPWYLCLLLGFQHYLTMMGGTVSYPFLLAPYLCIAEDDPARAQLISTILFVSGLGTLLQATFGVRLPVIQGSTFAHLVPILAVLQLPQWKCPTHTEVQGAGVEASPIGSDWRPRMLEVQGAIMVASVFEVLAGATGLVGLLTRWITPLGITPTIALIGLSLFPEASHHAQTNWPVALSTVALVTLFSQYLRNVRVPVLGTKHRKEPHRPRRMAFFSLFPIIMTIGIMWLICLALTLTDTVGPESAVRTDTKLRALKESDWFNVAYPFQWGLPTVSVGAVVGLLAGVLVSVVESVGDYHACARLSGAPAPPVHAVNRGIMVEGLGSILAAAWGAGCGLTSYSENIGAIGITKVASRRVIQYGAAIMIVLGMVGKVGALFAAIPEPIMGGIFIVMFSVVSAVGLSSLQFVDLNSSRNLFVLGASLFLGLCVPDWVRRHPTAIATGSEEVDQVIRVLLSTSMFVGGFVGIFLDNTVPGTPEERGLHGWREHECGGEDAGDDGRPGESVTVKECYDPPGSSFVANRIPFSRFLPFSPNFRLFGR
- the LOC119442775 gene encoding solute carrier family 23 member 1 isoform X1, translating into MPTGFSGVMEADNLALELEEPIPTKAQLPNGRGLSNGPNGTTTFVSGGTPVVNGKQNGTSVLVVAPEAKEKTRGDGVLYRVNDTPPWYLCLLLGFQHYLTMMGGTVSYPFLLAPYLCIAEDDPARAQLISTILFVSGLGTLLQATFGVRLPVIQGSTFAHLVPILAVLQLPQWKCPTHTEVQGAGVEASPIGSDWRPRMLEVQGAIMVASVFEVLAGATGLVGLLTRWITPLGITPTIALIGLSLFPEASHHAQTNWPVALSTVALVTLFSQYLRNVRVPVLGTKHRKEPHRPRRMAFFSLFPIIMTIGIMWLICLALTLTDTVGPESAVRTDTKLRALKESDWFNVAYPFQWGLPTVSVGAVVGLLAGVLVSVVESVGDYHACARLSGAPAPPVHAVNRGIMVEGLGSILAAAWGAGCGLTSYSENIGAIGITKVASRRVIQYGAAIMIVLGMVGKVGALFAAIPEPIMGGIFIVMFSVVSAVGLSSLQFVDLNSSRNLFVLGASLFLGLCVPDWVRRHPTAIATGSEEVDQVIRVLLSTSMFVGGFVGIFLDNTVPGTPEERGLHGWREHECGGEDAGDDGRPGESVTVKECYDPPGSSFVANRIPFSRFLPFSPNFRLFGR